One genomic segment of Methanorbis rubei includes these proteins:
- a CDS encoding DUF1890 family protein — MTAEVLLLLGCPQIPVQSPIALYIADFINDLGKTLVLAANPSAKQLIAASDPKKYYIKEYRDVDRTISDLADGKVSYPLIISLIHNDAGLTYTATAAALAPKSVMITILFGEHAYDLSQEIEFPAEKVVAPVTHNTKPLLAKIDEVLEWAALKI; from the coding sequence ATGACCGCTGAAGTGCTCCTCCTATTAGGGTGCCCGCAGATTCCGGTCCAGTCGCCGATTGCTCTCTATATTGCTGATTTCATAAACGATCTCGGCAAAACTTTGGTACTCGCTGCAAACCCGTCGGCAAAACAGCTGATCGCGGCAAGTGATCCAAAAAAATACTACATCAAAGAGTACCGCGACGTTGACCGGACCATTAGTGATCTCGCGGACGGTAAAGTCAGCTACCCGCTGATAATCTCCCTGATTCACAACGATGCCGGGCTTACCTACACGGCAACCGCCGCAGCTCTTGCGCCAAAATCAGTTATGATAACCATCCTGTTTGGCGAACATGCTTACGATCTCTCTCAGGAGATTGAGTTTCCGGCAGAAAAAGTTGTAGCACCGGTTACACACAACACAAAACCGCTTCTTGCAAAAATCGACGAGGTTCTGGAATGGGCTGCCTTGAAAATATGA
- a CDS encoding DUF1894 domain-containing protein — protein MGCLENMNYEILAKNCSFKEARDIIKSNSTEKYEVPPGFKLLEKPLMGIPPVIVGVKDEKLIYGYTKPCHGTFVVVVEDPEGVDMVRKNGKPVW, from the coding sequence ATGGGCTGCCTTGAAAATATGAACTATGAGATTCTGGCGAAAAACTGCAGTTTCAAAGAAGCCAGAGACATCATCAAAAGCAACAGCACTGAAAAGTATGAAGTCCCGCCCGGATTCAAACTGCTCGAAAAACCCTTGATGGGAATTCCACCGGTCATTGTCGGCGTCAAGGACGAAAAACTGATCTACGGGTACACAAAACCCTGCCACGGAACCTTCGTTGTGGTCGTTGAAGACCCGGAAGGCGTGGACATGGTTCGTAAAAACGGCAAACCGGTCTGGTAA
- a CDS encoding manganese efflux pump MntP family protein: protein MLEYLIPTLLIAVGLAMDAFSVSLAGGASLKKDVAKTALTAGLLFGFFQFAMPLIGYVIGVPITNLIDPYGYWIVFFLFLFVGGKMIYDALFGGEEDGIDLTGWKVLAVLAIATSIDALAVGVSYALLGQAIFLAAVIIGIVTFVFSVVGVFVGSRLAGVFGNKMEIFGGVILILIGCMFLLENIL from the coding sequence ATGCTGGAATATCTCATCCCCACTCTTTTGATCGCAGTCGGCCTTGCGATGGATGCATTTTCCGTCTCGCTTGCCGGTGGTGCCTCGCTGAAAAAAGATGTTGCCAAGACCGCTCTTACCGCAGGTCTTCTGTTTGGATTTTTCCAGTTTGCGATGCCTTTGATCGGCTACGTGATTGGTGTCCCGATCACCAACCTCATCGACCCGTACGGGTACTGGATCGTCTTCTTCCTCTTCTTATTTGTCGGAGGAAAGATGATCTATGACGCACTCTTCGGAGGCGAAGAGGACGGCATTGATCTCACCGGCTGGAAAGTTCTCGCTGTCCTCGCGATTGCGACAAGCATCGATGCACTTGCAGTCGGTGTGAGTTATGCACTGCTTGGCCAGGCAATTTTTCTCGCAGCGGTCATCATCGGCATTGTCACGTTTGTGTTTTCTGTTGTCGGAGTTTTTGTCGGCAGCAGACTTGCAGGAGTTTTCGGCAACAAGATGGAGATCTTCGGCGGAGTCATTCTGATTCTGATCGGCTGTATGTTTTTGCTGGAAAATATTCTGTAA
- a CDS encoding preprotein translocase subunit SecD — protein MSEKKTPGWLSTVKDLRVLLVIILVIISLVAIFVPFGDRGDAMTNLQFGLDLDGGSWIQLEFQAEVVTIGSGADVNAVAEKMGAELDCTVVPIDQYHLEVQKKATEEELRAAVEAAGATFIGYEKGVSSATADTVKRILESKVNSLGTSDVKVNTLANTNGVSQYVRIEMAGVDMQTAQQLVGKQGLFEIRIVTSGNETAHVLYGDAVASVQNPTQNPAGSNNWGVGFNINNDGAKALQQAAIQYGATTNPQAHNLNMYLDGEEVYSAPLSNDLAMQIATHAVNSLYAGTGAGEAGQKQAQELEIHLRAGALPVQVEIAGSGSTSATLGDYFKLVCLIAGIAALAAVAIMVYLRYRVIEIVLPMIATNVAEIIILLGIAVFIQQLDIAAIAALIAVLGTGIDQLVIITDEVVHEGKVPSQALYMKRLTRALTIITTSAATVIIAMFPLVLMDLSTLKGFAIISILGILIGVLITRPAYGKIVMDIMAK, from the coding sequence ATGAGCGAAAAGAAAACTCCAGGATGGCTTTCAACCGTTAAGGATCTGCGTGTCCTTCTGGTCATCATCCTTGTCATCATCTCCCTTGTTGCAATCTTTGTTCCGTTCGGCGACCGCGGCGATGCAATGACCAACCTTCAGTTCGGTCTTGATCTCGACGGAGGTTCATGGATCCAGCTTGAGTTCCAGGCAGAAGTTGTCACGATCGGCTCGGGAGCAGACGTGAATGCAGTTGCTGAAAAGATGGGAGCTGAGCTTGACTGCACAGTGGTACCAATAGATCAGTATCATCTGGAGGTCCAGAAGAAAGCAACCGAAGAAGAGCTTCGTGCCGCAGTTGAAGCGGCGGGCGCGACCTTCATCGGTTATGAAAAAGGTGTCAGCTCCGCGACTGCGGATACCGTGAAGAGAATTCTTGAGTCCAAGGTCAACAGTCTTGGAACGAGCGACGTCAAAGTCAATACTCTGGCAAACACCAACGGTGTCTCCCAGTATGTCCGCATTGAGATGGCGGGCGTTGACATGCAGACCGCCCAGCAGCTTGTCGGCAAGCAGGGTCTCTTTGAGATCAGAATCGTTACCTCTGGTAACGAGACGGCTCATGTTCTCTACGGCGATGCGGTCGCATCTGTGCAGAACCCGACGCAGAATCCTGCAGGTTCCAACAACTGGGGTGTCGGATTCAACATCAACAATGACGGAGCAAAGGCTCTGCAGCAGGCAGCGATTCAGTACGGAGCTACCACCAACCCGCAGGCACATAATCTGAATATGTATCTGGACGGCGAGGAGGTTTACAGTGCCCCGCTCTCGAATGATCTTGCGATGCAGATTGCAACCCATGCGGTAAACAGTCTGTATGCCGGAACCGGTGCAGGTGAGGCAGGACAGAAACAGGCTCAGGAACTGGAGATTCACTTACGTGCAGGCGCACTGCCGGTGCAGGTGGAGATTGCAGGATCCGGATCAACGTCTGCGACGCTTGGCGACTACTTCAAGCTCGTCTGTCTGATCGCAGGTATTGCAGCCCTTGCGGCCGTCGCAATTATGGTCTATCTCCGCTACCGGGTCATTGAGATTGTTCTGCCGATGATTGCAACAAACGTGGCAGAGATTATTATCCTGCTCGGTATTGCAGTCTTCATCCAACAGCTGGATATTGCGGCGATTGCTGCGTTGATCGCGGTTCTTGGAACCGGTATCGATCAGCTGGTGATCATCACGGACGAAGTGGTGCATGAAGGAAAGGTTCCCTCGCAGGCTTTGTACATGAAGCGGCTGACGCGGGCTCTGACTATCATCACGACGTCTGCGGCAACGGTTATCATCGCCATGTTCCCGCTTGTCCTGATGGACCTCTCGACCCTCAAGGGTTTTGCCATCATCAGCATCCTTGGTATTCTGATCGGTGTCCTTATCACAAGACCGGCGTACGGTAAGATTGTGATGGATATCATGGCGAAATAA
- a CDS encoding protein translocase subunit SecF: MELPRYDINKYDPKRMMLIPLLIFLVAAAIVGFTFVTTGMPVTPGIDFAGGTAVTIHTTDTKEQIAAYYADYPLKSIDGGVGSGGYYLKFGPMSNEEMMQFNEDTLAKYPDASIDQIGANFGATLQSQAMIAILFAFIGMAIVVFVAFRKLIPAATVVFAGVADITITAGVMNVVGIELSLATTAALLMLIGYSVDSNILLTSKVLKRQGKLAEKMAGAFHTGFIMTTTTLGAIVAMFIVALIGQVPTLYNIAAVLIIGLICDMIFTWAFNAGVLRIYLEKEDEKKQPETNNKPKIKGSKS, translated from the coding sequence ATGGAACTACCCCGGTATGATATCAACAAATATGATCCAAAGCGGATGATGCTCATCCCGCTTTTGATCTTCCTTGTTGCCGCGGCCATCGTCGGGTTCACCTTCGTGACCACCGGCATGCCCGTCACCCCCGGCATCGACTTTGCCGGCGGTACCGCCGTGACAATTCACACCACCGATACCAAAGAACAGATCGCCGCATACTACGCAGACTACCCCTTAAAGTCCATTGACGGAGGAGTCGGCAGCGGAGGATACTATCTCAAGTTCGGGCCCATGTCCAACGAAGAGATGATGCAGTTCAACGAAGACACACTCGCCAAATACCCTGACGCAAGCATCGATCAGATCGGTGCAAACTTCGGAGCAACCCTTCAGTCTCAGGCAATGATTGCAATCCTCTTTGCCTTCATCGGCATGGCGATTGTAGTCTTTGTTGCATTCCGCAAACTCATCCCTGCAGCAACAGTCGTGTTTGCCGGAGTCGCCGACATCACCATCACCGCAGGCGTCATGAATGTTGTCGGAATCGAACTCTCCCTTGCAACCACCGCAGCACTTCTGATGCTGATTGGTTACTCGGTCGACAGTAACATTCTCCTCACGAGTAAAGTACTCAAACGTCAGGGAAAACTTGCCGAAAAAATGGCAGGCGCGTTCCACACCGGATTCATCATGACCACCACAACGCTCGGGGCAATTGTTGCCATGTTTATTGTGGCCCTGATCGGCCAGGTCCCGACGCTCTACAATATTGCGGCGGTTCTAATCATTGGTCTGATCTGCGATATGATCTTCACCTGGGCATTCAACGCAGGAGTTCTCCGCATCTATCTGGAAAAAGAGGACGAGAAAAAACAGCCTGAAACAAATAATAAACCAAAGATTAAGGGGTCGAAATCATGA
- a CDS encoding EFR1 family ferrodoxin (N-terminal region resembles flavodoxins. C-terminal ferrodoxin region binds two 4Fe-4S clusters.) yields MKTILYYFTGTGNSLAVAKAIADRLADTELVPIPMLMLKGETVHAPKDANIGIVYPLYALGLPNIVVNFFKILDLKEAGYVFSIVTEGGKFGSPTKQIAALAKQSGHDLNAAWWIRMPDNYIPMSAPPAKPEQKAIREDALRKVAVLVDAVSKRQPRPIDLTIPGKLLKFVMYKPFINRIPKFGKKFVVSPSCNGCLICRDVCPVNNIEALQKGKKQWLDHCEGCLACLQFCPVEAISCGGKSDDRPRYHHPNATVADMKAQKGMKDDESKQ; encoded by the coding sequence ATGAAAACAATACTCTACTACTTTACCGGCACAGGCAACAGCCTCGCGGTTGCAAAAGCCATAGCCGACCGGCTGGCGGACACCGAACTCGTCCCCATCCCTATGCTCATGCTCAAAGGAGAAACAGTACATGCGCCAAAAGATGCAAACATCGGCATCGTCTATCCCCTCTACGCACTTGGCCTGCCGAACATCGTCGTAAACTTCTTCAAAATACTTGACCTCAAAGAAGCAGGCTACGTCTTCTCCATCGTCACCGAAGGAGGAAAATTCGGCTCGCCCACCAAACAAATAGCAGCCCTCGCCAAACAAAGCGGTCACGACCTCAACGCAGCATGGTGGATACGGATGCCCGACAACTACATCCCCATGTCTGCACCGCCAGCAAAACCTGAGCAGAAAGCCATCCGCGAAGACGCACTCAGAAAAGTTGCCGTCCTCGTCGACGCAGTTAGCAAACGCCAACCTAGACCGATCGATCTCACCATCCCGGGAAAGCTCCTCAAGTTCGTGATGTACAAACCATTCATCAATAGAATTCCCAAATTCGGCAAAAAATTCGTCGTCAGCCCAAGCTGCAACGGCTGCCTCATCTGCCGCGATGTCTGTCCGGTCAACAACATCGAAGCACTCCAGAAAGGCAAAAAACAGTGGCTCGACCACTGCGAAGGATGTCTTGCCTGCCTGCAGTTCTGCCCGGTTGAAGCCATCTCCTGCGGAGGAAAAAGCGACGACCGCCCAAGATATCACCACCCCAACGCAACCGTCGCCGACATGAAAGCACAAAAAGGCATGAAAGACGACGAATCAAAACAATAA
- a CDS encoding FkbM family methyltransferase: protein MIYPYEWADNRSETYQHKFTNTQVFTDEKLDLQYTILDNRRLYFPKTWTTDKIREYYFGLQEIEQHPLCPHRYLSEKFTIDDGSIVVDCGVAEGNFGLAIVENCKRLYLFEPDEVWMEPLNATFAPWKERVSIVKKYLSDTTDDMNITLDDFFAEKEYPNFLKLDVEGYEERVLLGADKILESEELQKVVTCTYHKADDEQTLGALLRSHGFATVPSHGYTLLSIDAKPPYFRRGLLRATK, encoded by the coding sequence ATGATTTACCCATACGAATGGGCTGACAATAGAAGTGAGACATATCAACACAAATTCACAAATACCCAAGTGTTCACTGATGAAAAATTAGATCTTCAATACACCATTTTAGACAATAGACGCCTATATTTTCCCAAAACATGGACTACTGATAAAATAAGAGAATACTACTTTGGTCTCCAGGAAATTGAACAACACCCACTATGTCCCCATCGATACCTTTCCGAGAAGTTCACTATCGATGATGGAAGTATCGTTGTGGACTGTGGTGTTGCTGAGGGAAACTTTGGTCTGGCCATCGTGGAAAACTGTAAGAGACTCTATCTGTTTGAACCAGATGAAGTGTGGATGGAACCTCTTAATGCTACCTTCGCCCCTTGGAAAGAGAGGGTAAGCATCGTGAAAAAATATCTATCAGACACTACTGATGATATGAATATCACCTTAGATGATTTTTTCGCGGAAAAAGAGTATCCAAATTTCCTTAAACTTGATGTTGAGGGATATGAGGAACGCGTGCTCCTCGGGGCTGATAAAATATTAGAATCAGAAGAACTCCAGAAAGTTGTTACCTGTACCTATCATAAAGCGGACGATGAGCAAACATTAGGAGCTTTGCTACGCTCCCATGGATTCGCCACGGTACCATCACATGGATATACATTACTCTCTATCGACGCAAAACCACCCTATTTCCGTCGAGGATTGCTGAGAGCAACTAAATAA